In one window of Streptomyces roseofulvus DNA:
- a CDS encoding histidine phosphatase family protein produces MSVESTRRIVLLRHAKADWGQETDHERPLAERGRKDAPVAGRRLARSGIRFDLALCSTAARTRETWKLAVHELPERPRTVYEERIYEASLGELIALLNEIPEDVSDVIVIGHNPGMHALADALAGDAEGDAHARMNRSGYPTAAYAVLTFTGTWKSVEHGVARLEDFWTPHD; encoded by the coding sequence ATGAGCGTCGAATCAACCCGCAGGATCGTGCTGCTCCGGCACGCGAAGGCAGACTGGGGCCAGGAGACCGACCACGAGCGCCCGCTCGCCGAGCGCGGCCGCAAGGACGCCCCCGTGGCCGGCCGCAGACTCGCCCGGTCCGGCATCCGCTTCGACCTGGCCCTCTGCTCGACCGCCGCCCGCACCCGCGAGACGTGGAAGCTCGCCGTCCACGAGCTGCCCGAGCGCCCGAGGACGGTCTACGAGGAGCGGATCTACGAGGCGTCGCTCGGCGAGCTCATCGCCCTGCTCAACGAGATCCCGGAAGACGTGTCCGACGTCATCGTCATCGGCCACAACCCCGGTATGCACGCCCTGGCCGACGCCCTCGCCGGCGACGCCGAGGGCGATGCCCACGCCCGCATGAACCGCAGCGGCTACCCGACCGCCGCCTACGCCGTCCTCACCTTCACGGGCACCTGGAAATCCGTCGAGCACGGCGTGGCCCGCCTCGAAGACTTCTGGACCCCCCACGACTGA
- the fabI gene encoding enoyl-ACP reductase FabI, giving the protein MAGILEGKKILITGVLMESSIAFHAAKLAQEQGAEIILTAWPRPTLTERIAKKLPQPEKVKVLELDVSNDEHLARLEGQVREHLGDRIDGVVHSIGFAPQDALGGNFLNTPFESVSTAMHVSAFSLKSLTMALLPLMSEGGSVVGLTFDAKFAWPQYDWMGPAKAALEATSRYMARDLGKQNIRCNLVSAGPLGSMAAKSIPGFGELAKVWDSRSPLEWDLSDPEPAGRAIVALLSDWFPKTTGEIVHVDGGLHAIGA; this is encoded by the coding sequence ATGGCTGGAATCCTCGAGGGCAAGAAGATCCTCATCACCGGTGTGCTGATGGAGTCCTCCATCGCCTTCCACGCCGCGAAGCTGGCCCAGGAGCAGGGCGCGGAGATCATCCTCACCGCCTGGCCCCGGCCGACGCTGACCGAGCGCATCGCCAAGAAGCTGCCCCAGCCCGAGAAGGTCAAGGTCCTGGAGCTCGACGTCTCCAACGACGAGCACCTCGCCCGGCTGGAGGGCCAGGTCCGCGAGCACCTCGGCGACCGCATCGACGGCGTCGTGCACTCCATCGGCTTCGCCCCGCAGGACGCGCTCGGCGGCAACTTCCTCAACACGCCGTTCGAGTCCGTCTCCACCGCCATGCACGTCTCGGCCTTCTCCCTGAAGTCCCTGACCATGGCGCTGCTGCCGCTGATGAGCGAGGGCGGCTCGGTCGTCGGCCTCACCTTCGACGCCAAGTTCGCCTGGCCGCAGTACGACTGGATGGGCCCGGCCAAGGCCGCCCTGGAGGCCACCAGCCGCTACATGGCCCGTGACCTGGGCAAGCAGAACATCCGCTGCAACCTGGTCTCCGCCGGCCCGCTCGGCTCCATGGCCGCGAAGTCCATCCCGGGCTTCGGCGAGCTGGCGAAGGTCTGGGACAGCCGCTCCCCGCTGGAGTGGGACCTCTCCGACCCGGAGCCGGCCGGCCGCGCCATCGTCGCGCTGCTCTCCGACTGGTTCCCGAAGACCACCGGCGAGATCGTCCACGTCGACGGCGGTCTGCACGCGATCGGCGCCTGA
- the fabG gene encoding 3-oxoacyl-[acyl-carrier-protein] reductase, producing MSRSVLVTGGNRGIGLAIARAFAEAGDKVAYTYRSGEPPAELAELGCLAVRCDITDGEQVEQAYKEIEEKHGPVEVLVANAGVTKDQLLMRMSEEDFTSVLDTNLTGTFRVVKRANRGMLRAKKGRVVLISSVVGLLGSAGQANYAASKAGLVGFARSLARELGSRNITFNVVAPGFVDTDMTAVLTDEQRAGIVSQVPLGRYAQPAEIAATVRFLASDDASYITGAVIPVDGGLGMGH from the coding sequence TTGAGCCGCTCGGTTCTCGTCACCGGAGGAAACCGGGGCATCGGCCTCGCCATCGCCCGCGCGTTCGCCGAGGCGGGCGACAAGGTCGCGTACACCTACCGGTCGGGCGAGCCGCCGGCCGAGCTCGCCGAACTGGGCTGCCTGGCCGTCCGGTGCGACATCACCGACGGCGAGCAGGTGGAGCAGGCGTACAAGGAGATCGAGGAGAAGCACGGCCCGGTCGAGGTCCTCGTGGCCAACGCCGGCGTGACGAAGGACCAGCTCCTCATGCGCATGTCCGAGGAGGACTTCACGTCCGTCCTCGACACCAACCTCACCGGCACCTTCCGGGTCGTGAAGCGCGCCAACCGCGGCATGCTGCGCGCCAAGAAGGGCCGCGTCGTCCTGATCTCCTCGGTCGTCGGTCTGCTCGGCTCCGCGGGCCAGGCCAACTACGCCGCCTCCAAGGCCGGCCTGGTGGGCTTCGCCCGCTCGCTCGCCCGTGAGCTCGGCTCGCGGAACATCACCTTCAACGTCGTCGCGCCCGGCTTCGTCGACACCGACATGACCGCCGTGCTCACCGACGAGCAGCGCGCGGGCATCGTGTCGCAGGTCCCGCTCGGCCGCTACGCGCAGCCGGCGGAGATCGCCGCGACCGTGCGGTTCCTCGCCTCCGACGACGCCTCGTACATCACTGGAGCCGTCATCCCGGTTGACGGCGGACTGGGAATGGGTCACTGA
- a CDS encoding TldD/PmbA family protein, which yields MDPAFTALPLRALADAALARARALGAEHADFRLERVRSAAWRLRDAKPAGSSDTTDLGYAVRVVHGGAWGFASGVDLTMDGAARVASQAVAMAQLSARVIAAAGSDERVELAPEPVHADKVWISSYEIDPFSVPAEEKSALLADWSARLLRADGVAHVDASLLTVFENKFYADTAGTVTTQQRVRLHPQLTATAVDGTTGEFDSMRTIAPPVGRGWEYLTGTGWDWDGELEEIPELLAEKMRAPSVEAGRYDLVVDPSNLWLTIHESIGHATELDRALGYEAAYAGTSFATFDQLGKLAYGSSVMNVTGDRTAEHGLATIGYDDEGVEAQSWDLVKDGTLVGYQTDRRIAKLTDLGRSNGCAFADSPAHVPVQRMANVSLRPDPGGLSTEDLIGGVERGIYVVGDRSWSIDMQRYNFQFTGQRFFRIENGRLAGQLRDVAYQATTTEFWGSMEQVGGPQTYVLGGAFNCGKAQPGQVAAVSHGCPSALFRGVNILNTTQEAGR from the coding sequence ATCGATCCGGCCTTCACGGCCCTGCCGCTGAGGGCGCTCGCCGACGCGGCGCTCGCGCGGGCGCGGGCGCTCGGCGCCGAGCATGCCGACTTCCGGCTCGAACGGGTGCGGTCCGCCGCCTGGCGGCTGCGGGACGCCAAGCCGGCCGGATCCTCGGACACCACCGACCTCGGATACGCGGTGCGGGTGGTGCACGGCGGCGCCTGGGGCTTCGCCTCCGGGGTCGACCTGACCATGGACGGGGCGGCGCGGGTCGCCTCGCAGGCCGTGGCCATGGCGCAGCTGTCGGCCCGGGTGATCGCGGCGGCCGGGTCGGACGAGAGGGTGGAGCTGGCGCCGGAGCCGGTGCACGCGGACAAGGTGTGGATCTCCTCGTACGAGATCGACCCGTTCTCGGTGCCGGCCGAGGAGAAGAGCGCGCTGCTCGCCGACTGGTCGGCGCGGCTGCTGCGGGCCGACGGGGTGGCGCACGTGGACGCCTCGCTGCTCACGGTCTTCGAGAACAAGTTCTACGCGGACACGGCGGGCACCGTCACCACCCAGCAGCGGGTGCGGCTCCACCCGCAGCTCACCGCGACCGCGGTGGACGGCACGACCGGCGAGTTCGACTCGATGCGGACGATCGCGCCGCCGGTCGGGCGGGGCTGGGAGTACCTGACCGGCACCGGCTGGGACTGGGACGGGGAGCTGGAGGAGATCCCGGAGCTGCTCGCCGAGAAGATGCGGGCGCCGAGCGTCGAGGCGGGCCGGTACGACCTGGTCGTCGACCCGTCCAACCTGTGGCTGACGATCCACGAGTCGATCGGCCACGCCACCGAGCTGGACCGGGCGCTGGGGTACGAGGCGGCCTACGCGGGCACCTCCTTCGCCACCTTCGACCAGCTGGGCAAGCTGGCGTACGGCTCCTCGGTGATGAACGTGACCGGTGACCGCACGGCCGAGCACGGGCTGGCGACGATCGGGTACGACGACGAGGGCGTCGAGGCGCAGTCCTGGGACCTGGTGAAGGACGGCACGCTCGTCGGCTACCAGACGGACCGGCGGATCGCGAAGCTCACCGACCTGGGGCGGTCCAACGGCTGCGCGTTCGCGGACTCCCCCGCGCACGTGCCGGTGCAGCGGATGGCGAACGTGTCGCTCCGGCCCGATCCGGGCGGCCTGTCGACGGAGGACCTGATCGGCGGCGTGGAGCGCGGCATCTACGTGGTCGGCGACCGGTCCTGGTCGATCGACATGCAGCGGTACAACTTCCAGTTCACCGGGCAGCGCTTCTTCCGCATCGAGAACGGCCGGCTGGCCGGGCAGCTGCGGGACGTGGCGTACCAGGCCACCACCACCGAGTTCTGGGGCTCGATGGAGCAGGTCGGCGGCCCGCAGACGTACGTCCTCGGCGGCGCCTTCAACTGCGGCAAGGCCCAGCCGGGCCAGGTCGCCGCCGTCTCGCACGGCTGCCCCTCCGCCCTCTTCCGGGGCGTCAACATTCTGAACACGACGCAGGAGGCCGGTCGATGA
- a CDS encoding SGM_5486 family transporter-associated protein codes for MPVLEPNPQGGQKKLLVVLGAMLGITVVIAVIASFASP; via the coding sequence ATGCCCGTTCTCGAACCCAATCCCCAGGGCGGCCAGAAGAAGCTGCTCGTCGTGCTCGGCGCGATGCTCGGCATCACGGTCGTCATCGCCGTCATCGCCTCGTTCGCCTCCCCCTGA
- a CDS encoding FHA domain-containing protein produces MGHGVPELVLELNGRTWTLEPSRSYTLGRDPQGDLVIDDARVSWRHATISWNGRSWAIEDHGSTNGTFVAGQRLQQLEIGPGTAVHLGNPTDGPRLNLSAAHAGQAAHAGQQAHAGYQADAGQQGVAPAHHVQQQAGPQAEWATHDAAPPQHGGWQQPAPQHGGHVPPQVPHQGGGPVEQLAQKTNGAAGASSAYSDRSPTTFHQLALGHVMRIGRALENELVVSDLQVSRHHAEFHATPDGRMEIRDLGSHNGTYVNGQPIPKGGSALLGPQDIVGVGHSTFRIVGGQLEEFVDTGSVSFSARHLTVTVDGGKQILKDVSFGVPEKSLIGVIGPSGSGKSTLLKALTGYRPANEGDVLYDNRSLYKQFAELRQRIGLVPQDDILHKELTVQKALRYAAKLRFPGDTATAEREARIDEVLRELKLDIHKEKKVTSLSGGQRKRVSVALELLTKPSLIFLDEPTSGLDPGMDRDVMQLLRGLADDGRTVLVVTHSVAELALCDKLLVMAPGGSVAYFGPPDEALNFFGYSSWADVFSAFENYRDYDWAGRWKGSQHYQLYAADIDAVAAQPVHMPQQAMSRPPKPQGWGSQLWTLIRRYTSVIASDKGFLALMVILPAVIGSVSVVIPADFGLAPPTPPARFNGDAGIIMLILTVGMCFSGAANSVRELIKERVIYERERATGLSRSAYLMSKVIVLGVITAFQGVILCAIGFAIRDLPAEGLLMPPAVELCLVVIALGLTSMMVGLVISALVKTAEKTMPLLVMFAIVQVVFTGILFKVFGSPGLEQFAWLMPSRWAIAGAGTTLDLAHLMAPWDPKNPTDLDPLWEHSVGQWSVNIGVLLVMTTVLGVLVARLLRRHEPEVMRSK; encoded by the coding sequence GTGGGGCATGGAGTGCCAGAACTCGTACTCGAACTCAACGGCAGGACCTGGACGCTGGAGCCGTCCCGGTCGTACACCCTGGGCCGGGACCCCCAGGGGGACCTGGTCATCGACGACGCCAGGGTCTCGTGGCGGCACGCCACGATCAGCTGGAACGGCCGGAGCTGGGCCATCGAGGACCACGGCTCCACCAACGGCACCTTCGTCGCCGGGCAGCGGCTCCAGCAGCTGGAGATCGGCCCCGGCACCGCCGTCCACCTCGGCAACCCGACGGACGGCCCGCGCCTGAACCTCTCCGCCGCGCACGCCGGACAGGCCGCGCACGCCGGACAGCAGGCCCACGCCGGATACCAGGCCGACGCCGGACAGCAGGGCGTCGCCCCGGCCCACCACGTGCAGCAGCAGGCCGGACCGCAGGCCGAGTGGGCCACCCACGACGCCGCGCCGCCCCAGCACGGCGGCTGGCAGCAGCCCGCCCCGCAGCACGGCGGCCACGTCCCGCCGCAGGTGCCCCACCAGGGCGGCGGCCCGGTCGAGCAGCTCGCCCAGAAGACCAACGGCGCCGCGGGGGCGTCGTCGGCCTACTCCGACCGCAGCCCGACCACCTTCCACCAGCTCGCCCTCGGGCACGTGATGCGCATCGGCCGTGCGCTCGAGAACGAACTGGTCGTCTCCGACCTCCAGGTCTCGCGCCACCACGCCGAGTTCCACGCCACGCCCGACGGCCGCATGGAGATCCGAGACCTCGGCTCGCACAACGGCACCTACGTCAACGGCCAGCCGATCCCCAAGGGCGGCAGCGCGCTCCTCGGCCCGCAGGACATCGTCGGCGTCGGCCACTCCACCTTCCGGATCGTCGGCGGCCAGCTCGAGGAGTTCGTCGACACCGGCTCGGTCTCCTTCTCGGCCCGCCACCTCACCGTCACCGTCGACGGCGGCAAGCAGATCCTCAAGGACGTCTCCTTCGGCGTCCCCGAGAAGTCGCTCATCGGCGTCATCGGCCCCTCCGGCTCCGGCAAGTCGACCCTCCTCAAGGCGCTCACCGGCTACCGGCCCGCCAACGAGGGCGACGTCCTCTACGACAACCGCAGCCTCTACAAGCAGTTCGCCGAGCTGCGCCAGCGCATCGGCCTGGTCCCGCAGGACGACATCCTGCACAAGGAGCTGACCGTCCAGAAGGCGCTCCGGTACGCCGCCAAGCTCCGCTTCCCCGGCGACACCGCGACCGCCGAGCGCGAGGCCCGCATCGACGAGGTGCTGCGCGAGCTCAAGCTCGACATCCACAAGGAGAAGAAGGTCACCTCCCTCTCCGGCGGCCAGCGCAAGCGCGTCTCGGTCGCCCTGGAGCTGCTGACCAAGCCGTCGCTGATCTTCCTGGACGAGCCGACCTCCGGCCTCGACCCGGGCATGGACCGCGACGTCATGCAGCTGCTCCGCGGCCTCGCCGACGACGGCCGCACGGTCCTCGTCGTCACCCACTCCGTCGCCGAGCTGGCCCTCTGCGACAAGCTCCTGGTGATGGCGCCCGGCGGCTCCGTGGCGTACTTCGGCCCGCCGGACGAGGCGCTGAACTTCTTCGGCTACTCCTCGTGGGCCGACGTCTTCTCCGCCTTCGAGAACTACCGCGACTACGACTGGGCCGGCCGCTGGAAGGGCTCGCAGCACTACCAGCTGTACGCCGCCGACATCGACGCCGTCGCCGCCCAGCCCGTCCACATGCCGCAGCAGGCGATGTCCCGCCCGCCCAAGCCGCAGGGCTGGGGCTCCCAGCTGTGGACCCTGATCCGCCGCTACACCTCGGTCATCGCCTCCGACAAGGGCTTCCTCGCCCTGATGGTGATCCTCCCGGCGGTCATCGGCTCGGTCTCCGTCGTCATCCCCGCCGACTTCGGCCTCGCGCCGCCCACGCCGCCGGCCCGGTTCAACGGCGACGCCGGCATCATCATGCTGATCCTCACGGTCGGCATGTGCTTCTCCGGCGCGGCCAACTCGGTCCGAGAGCTGATCAAGGAACGGGTCATCTACGAACGGGAGCGCGCCACCGGCCTCTCCCGCTCCGCCTACCTGATGTCCAAGGTGATCGTCCTCGGCGTGATCACGGCCTTCCAGGGCGTCATCCTCTGCGCCATCGGCTTCGCGATCCGCGACCTGCCCGCCGAGGGCCTGCTCATGCCGCCCGCCGTCGAGCTGTGCCTCGTCGTCATCGCGCTCGGCCTCACCTCGATGATGGTCGGCCTGGTCATCTCCGCGCTCGTGAAGACCGCCGAGAAGACCATGCCGCTGCTGGTCATGTTCGCGATCGTCCAGGTCGTGTTCACCGGCATCCTCTTCAAGGTCTTCGGCTCGCCCGGCCTGGAGCAGTTCGCCTGGCTCATGCCGTCCCGCTGGGCCATCGCCGGCGCCGGCACCACGCTGGACCTCGCGCACCTCATGGCGCCGTGGGACCCGAAGAACCCCACCGACCTGGACCCCCTGTGGGAGCACAGCGTCGGCCAGTGGAGCGTCAACATCGGCGTCCTGCTCGTCATGACCACCGTCCTCGGCGTCCTGGTCGCGCGCCTGCTGCGCCGCCACGAGCCCGAGGTCATGCGCAGCAAGTAG
- a CDS encoding MFS transporter, producing MSDEPKTLDPASATRPAPAPAHPLPAPDGARAGRWTLGLVSVGLVLAALNLRPAITSLGALLEEVSAGLHMSGTVAGVLTSVPPLCFAIFGITAPRLARRFGPAAVVCAGMAAILTGLLLRPLAGGTAVFLAASALALMGIAVSNVLMPVIVKRYFPDRIGSMTGLYSMALALGTSLAAALTVPMTDALDGDWRLGLGVWAVLAALAVLPWLPLVKDRTGTPRTEPAAPAATREAPSAAGTAAPRPMYRSRTAWALACFFGLQATGAYITMGWMPQIFRDAGVPASTAGVLLAVTMVMGVPLAFVIPRLATRLRHQGPIVVALGTCGLAGYTGLLLAPAAGAWVWAVLLGISNCAFPLALTMIGLRSRTGAGVVRLSAFAQCVGYLISIPGPLLVGVLYQHSGGWGLPIALMGGLMVPQMIVGTLAGRDRTVEDES from the coding sequence ATGTCAGACGAGCCGAAGACCCTCGACCCCGCGTCCGCCACCCGGCCGGCCCCCGCCCCCGCACACCCCCTGCCGGCCCCGGACGGCGCCCGCGCCGGCCGCTGGACCCTCGGCCTCGTCTCCGTCGGACTCGTCCTCGCCGCGCTCAACCTGCGCCCCGCGATCACCAGCCTCGGCGCCCTCCTCGAAGAGGTCAGCGCGGGACTCCACATGAGCGGCACCGTGGCCGGCGTCCTCACCTCCGTACCGCCGCTCTGCTTCGCGATCTTCGGCATCACCGCACCGCGCCTGGCCCGACGCTTCGGCCCCGCCGCCGTCGTCTGCGCCGGCATGGCCGCCATCCTCACCGGCCTGCTGCTCCGCCCCCTCGCGGGCGGCACCGCCGTCTTCCTCGCCGCCAGCGCCCTCGCCCTCATGGGCATCGCCGTCAGCAACGTCCTCATGCCGGTGATCGTCAAGCGGTACTTCCCCGACCGCATCGGCAGCATGACCGGGCTGTACTCGATGGCCCTGGCGCTCGGCACCTCGCTCGCCGCCGCCCTGACCGTGCCCATGACCGACGCCCTCGACGGCGACTGGCGCCTCGGCCTCGGCGTCTGGGCGGTCCTCGCCGCCCTCGCCGTCCTGCCCTGGCTGCCGCTCGTCAAGGACCGCACCGGCACCCCGCGCACGGAGCCGGCCGCCCCGGCCGCCACCCGGGAGGCCCCGTCCGCCGCCGGGACCGCCGCCCCGCGCCCGATGTACCGCAGCCGCACCGCCTGGGCCCTCGCCTGCTTCTTCGGTCTCCAGGCCACCGGCGCGTACATCACCATGGGCTGGATGCCGCAGATCTTCCGCGACGCCGGCGTCCCCGCCTCCACCGCGGGCGTCCTGCTCGCGGTCACCATGGTCATGGGCGTCCCGCTCGCCTTCGTCATCCCGCGCCTCGCCACCCGCCTGCGCCACCAGGGCCCGATCGTCGTCGCCCTCGGCACCTGCGGCCTCGCCGGCTACACTGGCCTCCTCCTCGCCCCCGCCGCCGGCGCCTGGGTCTGGGCGGTGCTCCTCGGCATCTCCAACTGCGCCTTCCCGCTCGCCCTCACCATGATCGGCCTGCGCTCGCGCACCGGCGCCGGAGTCGTCCGCCTCTCCGCCTTCGCCCAGTGCGTCGGCTATCTGATCTCCATCCCGGGTCCCCTCCTCGTCGGCGTGCTCTACCAGCACAGCGGCGGCTGGGGCCTGCCGATCGCCCTCATGGGCGGGCTCATGGTTCCCCAGATGATCGTGGGCACCCTCGCCGGACGGGACCGGACGGTCGAGGACGAGTCCTGA
- the serB gene encoding phosphoserine phosphatase SerB — protein sequence MSASQTPDVPAVPAADVPTLLVKIFGKDRPGITAGLFDTLAAFSVDVVDIEQVVSRGRLVLCALVTEPTVATQGELRATVHSWAESLKLQAEIISGTGDNRPRGEGRSHVTVLGHPLTAEQTAAITARIAGSGGNIDRIFRLAKYPVTAVEFAVSGCATETLRTALATEAHTIGVDVAVVSAGLHRRAQRLVVMDVDSTLIQDEVIELFAAHAGCEEQVAEVTAAAMRGELDFEQSLHARVALLEGLDASVVDKVRSEVRLTPGARTLIRTLKRLGYQVGVVSGGFTQVTDDLKERLGLDFAQANTLEIVDGKLTGRVTGEIVDRAGKARLLRRFAAEAGVPLAQTVAIGDGANDLDMLNAAGLGVAFNAKPVVREAAHTAVNVPFLDTVLYLLGITREEVEAADVGEDPREH from the coding sequence ATGAGCGCATCGCAGACACCGGACGTTCCCGCCGTTCCCGCCGCGGACGTGCCCACCCTTCTCGTCAAGATCTTCGGAAAGGACCGGCCCGGTATCACCGCCGGTCTCTTCGACACCCTGGCCGCCTTCTCCGTGGACGTCGTCGACATCGAGCAGGTCGTCTCGCGCGGCCGGCTCGTGCTGTGCGCGCTGGTCACCGAGCCGACCGTCGCCACCCAGGGCGAGCTGCGCGCCACCGTGCACAGCTGGGCCGAGTCCCTGAAGCTCCAGGCCGAGATCATCTCGGGCACCGGTGACAACCGGCCGCGCGGTGAGGGCCGCTCGCACGTGACGGTGCTGGGGCACCCGCTGACGGCCGAGCAGACGGCGGCCATAACGGCCAGGATCGCCGGTTCGGGCGGCAACATCGACCGTATCTTCCGGCTGGCGAAGTACCCGGTGACGGCGGTCGAGTTCGCGGTCTCGGGCTGTGCGACGGAGACGCTGCGGACGGCGCTGGCCACCGAGGCGCACACGATCGGCGTGGACGTGGCCGTGGTCTCGGCCGGGCTGCACCGGCGGGCACAGCGGCTGGTCGTCATGGACGTGGACTCGACGCTGATCCAGGACGAGGTCATCGAGCTCTTCGCGGCGCACGCGGGGTGCGAGGAGCAGGTCGCCGAGGTGACGGCGGCGGCGATGCGGGGCGAGCTGGACTTCGAGCAGTCGCTCCACGCGCGCGTGGCGCTGCTGGAGGGCCTGGACGCGTCGGTGGTGGACAAGGTGCGGTCCGAGGTGCGGCTCACGCCGGGCGCGCGGACCCTGATCCGTACGCTGAAGCGGCTCGGCTACCAGGTGGGCGTGGTCTCGGGTGGCTTCACGCAGGTCACCGACGATCTGAAGGAGCGGCTCGGGCTGGACTTCGCCCAGGCCAACACCCTGGAGATCGTGGACGGGAAGCTGACCGGCCGGGTGACGGGCGAGATCGTGGACCGGGCGGGCAAGGCGCGGCTGCTGCGCCGGTTCGCGGCGGAGGCGGGGGTGCCGCTGGCGCAGACGGTGGCGATCGGCGACGGCGCCAACGACCTGGACATGCTGAACGCGGCGGGGCTCGGGGTGGCGTTCAACGCCAAGCCGGTGGTGCGCGAGGCGGCCCACACGGCGGTGAACGTGCCGTTCCTGGACACGGTGCTGTACCTGCTGGGGATCACCCGCGAGGAGGTCGAGGCGGCGGACGTCGGCGAGGACCCGCGGGAGCACTGA
- a CDS encoding FadR/GntR family transcriptional regulator — translation MALGHPRRTGLTDQVIAELRNQITSGEWPVGSRIPTEPELVEQLGVARNTVREAVRALAHNGLLDIRQGSGTYVAATSELAGVMHRRFAGSDPRHVAELRSTLESAAARFAALRRSERDLKQLDALLVRREEAWESGDAERFVTVDSAFHHAVVAASGNEVLTELYADLGDLLREWLRDDVGQVLRPENHMDHARLVDAIRSGDAERAAEEAAGYPFMCLGGRKEQDPPPVRG, via the coding sequence ATGGCCCTCGGGCACCCCCGGCGCACCGGTCTGACCGACCAGGTGATCGCCGAGCTGCGGAACCAGATCACCTCCGGCGAGTGGCCGGTCGGCTCCCGGATCCCGACCGAGCCCGAGCTGGTCGAGCAGCTGGGCGTGGCCCGCAACACGGTCCGCGAGGCGGTCCGCGCCCTCGCCCACAACGGGCTGCTCGACATCCGGCAGGGCTCCGGCACCTATGTGGCCGCGACGAGCGAGCTGGCCGGCGTCATGCACCGGCGGTTCGCGGGCTCCGATCCGCGGCACGTGGCGGAGCTGCGTTCCACGCTGGAGTCGGCCGCCGCGCGGTTCGCGGCGCTGCGCCGCTCGGAGCGGGACCTCAAGCAGCTGGACGCGCTGCTGGTCCGGCGCGAGGAGGCGTGGGAGTCGGGCGACGCGGAGCGGTTCGTGACGGTGGACTCGGCCTTCCACCACGCGGTGGTGGCGGCGTCCGGCAACGAGGTGCTGACCGAGCTCTACGCGGACCTGGGCGATCTCCTGCGGGAGTGGCTGCGCGACGACGTGGGGCAGGTGCTGCGCCCGGAGAACCACATGGACCACGCGCGTCTGGTGGACGCGATCCGGAGCGGGGACGCGGAACGGGCGGCGGAGGAGGCGGCCGGCTATCCGTTCATGTGCCTGGGCGGCCGGAAGGAGCAGGATCCGCCGCCGGTTCGTGGGTGA